A DNA window from Andrena cerasifolii isolate SP2316 chromosome 16, iyAndCera1_principal, whole genome shotgun sequence contains the following coding sequences:
- the LOC143377829 gene encoding EF-hand domain-containing protein 1 has product MEDLPLLPGYTFHDPSIKDYRLLQKFRFLNGYRVLRDSDAGIGGRPIDAASTAHLKQEEIVQYDPSLTYGRAKQFVYSQFIPHYALFAQKCLCFKAFFRQGVFNSPVEHFRIRHVNIIYFLEDDTVSVMEPPVDNAGFVQGKLVSRGKIVKNVNGDFIHWKDFNVGIDVCIYGVVYHIIDCDIFTREFLNSQGIDVGDKEQPPVDPYTALRSSMKSTPTCVTQVPDDARRRFLEYDQMTLSFTATWNEDVYKVLYFLTDDAMAVREIQKPNSGKDPTPMLLKRMKVPKDWKNLPSTYPAVYMEWGDPEIVEYYTPKDFLVGGTVFIFSRRFFLHDCDSFTRKYYSDMLGITQPEGIPLPMKESRPLPEYVPPPHIMVGSPEDTYASCLSFVLKSPKKDVVRQLLNFPKKLRYLMQMDAVHPEDRERDFILEYNLSDGTILVSELEKRNSGRMEGLFLKATLVPRPNTGRDNPQYYTPQDFFIGARINIFNHYFVITSADLFVYRYVETNPEKFTREVRDNIRNYFAKGNLLGADIGVAASKLVDAEEAESRAVKPAEASIGQDSREAGCLRDYEAQARRQYEGEHGELRTRSPPPEELCPDIAVRNNPGKSKSSLLKIQPIGIDSRIKVQQPKKDIKKEVKWKDQANTADP; this is encoded by the exons ATGGAAGACCTACCGCTTCTACCAGGCTACACATTTCACGATCCAAGT atcaAAGATTATAGACTGTTGCAAAAATTTCGTTTCTTAAACGGTTACCGCGTACTACGCGATAGCGACGCTGGGATCGGAGGAAGGCCAATAGATGCTGCGTCTACTGCACATCTAAAACAAGAGGAGATTGTACA ATACGATCCATCGTTAACATACGGCCGTGCGAAGCAATTCGTGTACAGTCAATTTATTCCGCATTATGCGTTATTCGCGCAGAAGTGCCTCTGCTTCAAAGCGTTCTTCCGCCAAGGAGTGTTTAACTCCCCCGTCGAACACTTTCGGATACGCCACGTGAATATAATATACTTCCTGGAGGATGATACTGTATCCGTGATGGAGCCTCCGGTTGATAACGCCGGCTTCGTGCAGGGGAAGCTCGTTTCACGTGGCAAAATTGTAAAAAACGTGAACGGCGATTTCATACACTGGAAGGATTTTAACGTTGGCATTGACGTAT GTATTTACGGTGTAGTGTATCATATTATCGACTGCGACATATTTACCAGAGAGTTCTTAAACAGCCAAGGCATAGACGTCGGAGATAAGGAGCAGCCTCCTGTAGATCCTTACACAGCCCTTCGCTCGTCCATGAAGAGCACGCCGACGTGTGTCACGCAGGTCCCGGACGATGCTAGGCGACGGTTCTTAGAGTACGATCAAATGACATTGTCGTTCACCGCCACATGGAACGAGGACGTTTACAAAGTACTGTACTTCTTGACGGACGACGCGATGGCCGTTCGCGAGATTCAGAAGCCTAACTCCGGAAAGGATCCAACGCCGATGCTGTTGAAGCGCATGAAAGTGCCAAAGGACTGGAAGAATCTGCCGTCCACTTATCCAGCAGTGTACATGGAGTGGGGTGACCCGGAGATAGTCGAATATTACACGCCGAAAGACTTTCTA GTGGGTGGTACAGTATTTATATTCAGTCGGCGATTCTTTTTACACGACTGCGATTCCTTCACGCGAAAGTATTACTCGGATATGTTGGGGATAACGCAGCCAGAAGGGATCCCACTGCCGATGAAGGAGTCGAGACCGCTCCCGGAGTATGTACCACCGCCTCACATAATGGTCGGCTCGCCAGAGGACACCTACGCCTCCTGCTTATCCTTCGTTCTAAAATCGCCGAAGAAGGACGTGGTTCGGCAGCTGCTGAATTTCCCGAAGAAGCTACGCTACTTGATGCAGATGGACGCGGTGCACCCCGAGGACAGGGAACGCGACTTCATCCTTGAATATAATTTAAGCGACGGCACGATTTTGGTTAGCGAGCTAGAGAAACGCAACTCCGGGCGTATGGAAGGCCTCTTTCTGAAGGCGACGCTGGTGCCAAGACCGAACACCGGGAGAGATAACCCGCAGTATTACACCCCTCAGGACTTCTTCATTGGCGCgaggattaatatttttaatcattACTTCGTTATAACTAGCGCCGACCTCTTCGTGTACCGTTACGTGGAGACGAATCCTGAAAAGTTCACGCGGGAGGTGCGGGACAATATACGTAATTACTTTGCTAAAGGGAATCTGCTTGGCGCCGATATAGGAGTCGCGGCGAGTAAGTTAGTAGACGCGGAAGAAGCGGAATCGCGTGCAGTTAAACCGGCTGAAGCAAGCATCGGTCAGGATTCCCGGGAAGCTGGATGTTTAAGGGATTATGAGGCCCAAGCTAGACGCCAATATGAAGGGGAACATGGGGAGCTGAGGACGCGCTCACCACCACCTGAAGAACTATGCCCAGACATAGCAGTAAGAAATAATCCTGGGAAATCGAAGTCATCTTTGCTTAAGATTCAGCCAATCGGGATAGATTCTCGAATTAAGGTACAACAGCCAAAGAAGGATATAAAAAAGGAGGTAAAATGGAAAGATCAAGCAAACACCGCAGACCCATGA